The proteins below are encoded in one region of Thermosulfurimonas marina:
- the rgy gene encoding reverse gyrase gives MLFKLAHGCPNCGGEIADQRLLSGLPCEVCLPEGQDPCRLEGEKLRGLAPYCRALEESARFRKLFERAVGHPPSGLQETWAKRLFLGESFAIVAPTGSGKTTFGLLAALLAPGRALVLVPTRLLCEQLGERLATFAEGLGLSRRILTWRGRKKDREDFSSGQFDLLVATAAFMYQHLEELIPLAFRLVFVDDVDAFLKRSRQVEGLFRLLGFSEKEIALALKSRKTEEDYERLRKIREKSGRGQLLISSATLKPRTSRVLLFQHLLGFEIQRAVSTLRNIYDLYESVPQEALLERLLEILPRLGPGGLVFLSEEFGRDRVEEVTECLRKRGLTAVSYLETSPQELMEGLREGRYEVAVGLAHLANPLVRGLDLPEVLRYAVFVGVPRHLFPLKLEASPSRLHSLLAALLPLFEGEEELRALAHLRWLRRYLSLRPEDLSRYPRVAARLEEIRAFLEAKLSESSFRQKLATSEEVFLEEREGELFVVVGDAATYLQASGRVSRLSVRGVLPGLSLVLVDHPRAFASLRRRLAFYLGESPPFREVSEVDLEGILREITETRRGLSQGKLPRYRTTLLVVESPHKARTIASFWGRPSQRRLGRVTVYEIPAEDRLLMVTASLGHVFNLSRRRGIFGVLPLNDHYVPLFDTIKRCETTGEELVDPEEVQERCPEGRVYDKGEILAALARLAFTADEVLVGSDPDAEGEKIAYDLLLSLRPFQKRIQRLEFHEVTFRALREALAQPRDFDLARVRAQLARRVADRWVGFALSRFLWSVFNRRGLSAGRVQTPVLGWVIERAREAARKRYRLSFRLGGRTFGVEVENRRRAKNLLKALEEGRLSFQIVREEEEEWPAPPPFTTDAVLEEAHHRLGLSSRHTMQLLQQLFENGLITYHRTDSTRVSEVGRFQVARPYIEATLGEEFFQPRGWGEGGAHEAIRPTRPWDLREVRSRLALGLLHLEEEREILRLYDLIFRRFMASQCRNPRLKVAVLRFRLEDLEWEDRAPVALLVSGHENFWERPVLFRPEEARPEAPRLLSVPEKPLFTEGTLIQEMKRRGLGRPSTYAEIVSTLLSRGYVKAVAGGRLIPTHLGREVYSVLSQNFPHYVSEEFTRELEALMDRIEEGQDDWERVCRELEDLARRFA, from the coding sequence ATGCTTTTTAAGCTGGCCCACGGATGCCCTAATTGCGGAGGAGAGATCGCGGACCAGAGGCTCCTTTCCGGCCTTCCCTGCGAGGTCTGCCTTCCAGAGGGCCAAGATCCCTGCCGCCTCGAAGGAGAAAAACTCCGGGGACTTGCGCCTTACTGTCGGGCCCTGGAGGAAAGCGCCCGTTTCCGGAAACTCTTTGAGAGGGCTGTAGGGCATCCCCCCTCGGGACTGCAGGAGACCTGGGCCAAGCGTCTTTTCCTGGGAGAATCTTTTGCCATCGTGGCCCCTACGGGTTCAGGGAAGACCACCTTCGGCTTACTTGCGGCCCTTTTGGCCCCGGGCCGGGCCCTGGTCCTGGTCCCCACCCGGCTCCTTTGCGAACAATTGGGGGAAAGGCTGGCCACCTTTGCCGAGGGCCTGGGCCTTTCCCGGAGGATCCTGACCTGGCGCGGCCGCAAAAAGGACCGAGAGGATTTTTCCTCTGGCCAGTTCGACCTCCTGGTGGCCACCGCGGCTTTCATGTACCAACACCTGGAAGAGTTGATCCCCCTTGCCTTCCGCCTGGTCTTCGTAGATGATGTAGACGCCTTCCTTAAGCGCTCCCGCCAGGTGGAAGGGCTTTTCCGTCTCCTCGGATTTTCGGAAAAAGAGATTGCTCTGGCCCTGAAAAGCCGCAAGACTGAGGAAGATTACGAAAGACTGCGGAAGATCCGGGAGAAGTCGGGGCGGGGACAGCTTCTTATTTCTTCGGCCACCCTTAAGCCCCGCACCAGCCGGGTGCTCCTTTTTCAACATCTCCTGGGCTTTGAGATCCAGCGGGCAGTCTCTACCCTTAGAAATATCTATGATCTTTACGAGAGTGTTCCCCAAGAGGCCCTTCTCGAAAGGCTTCTTGAGATCCTCCCCCGGCTAGGCCCCGGAGGGCTGGTCTTTCTTTCCGAAGAGTTTGGAAGGGATCGGGTGGAGGAGGTGACCGAATGCTTACGGAAGCGGGGCCTCACGGCCGTATCCTACCTTGAGACTAGCCCCCAGGAACTCATGGAGGGGTTGAGGGAAGGACGCTACGAGGTGGCCGTGGGCCTGGCCCACCTGGCTAACCCCCTGGTCCGGGGGCTCGATCTTCCGGAGGTCCTACGCTACGCCGTCTTTGTAGGGGTCCCCCGGCACCTCTTTCCCCTGAAACTGGAGGCCTCTCCCTCTAGGCTCCACAGCCTCCTTGCGGCCCTTCTGCCTCTCTTTGAAGGGGAAGAAGAACTCCGGGCCTTGGCCCATCTGCGCTGGCTGCGGCGCTATCTCTCCTTGCGTCCGGAGGATCTTTCCCGCTATCCCCGGGTAGCCGCGCGCCTGGAAGAGATACGGGCCTTTTTGGAGGCCAAACTCTCCGAGTCCTCCTTTCGGCAAAAACTGGCCACCTCGGAGGAGGTCTTCCTAGAGGAGCGGGAGGGGGAGCTTTTCGTAGTGGTGGGAGATGCCGCAACCTATCTTCAGGCCTCCGGGAGGGTCTCGCGCCTTTCGGTACGAGGGGTCCTTCCGGGTCTTTCCCTGGTCCTGGTGGATCATCCCCGGGCCTTCGCCAGCCTTCGGAGACGGCTGGCCTTCTATTTGGGAGAGAGCCCTCCCTTCCGGGAAGTCTCAGAGGTGGACCTGGAAGGGATCCTCCGGGAGATTACCGAGACCCGTCGGGGGCTTTCCCAAGGCAAACTCCCCCGCTACCGCACCACGCTTCTGGTGGTGGAAAGTCCGCACAAGGCCCGCACCATCGCCTCTTTCTGGGGGCGGCCCAGTCAGCGCCGTTTGGGCCGGGTGACCGTCTATGAGATCCCGGCCGAAGATCGCCTTCTTATGGTCACCGCCTCTCTGGGACACGTCTTCAACCTCTCGCGTCGTCGGGGAATCTTTGGGGTCCTCCCCCTCAACGACCACTACGTGCCCCTTTTTGACACCATCAAGCGCTGTGAGACCACCGGAGAAGAATTGGTGGACCCGGAAGAGGTCCAAGAGCGCTGCCCCGAAGGGCGAGTCTATGACAAGGGGGAGATCCTGGCGGCCCTGGCCCGTCTGGCCTTTACCGCGGACGAGGTCCTGGTGGGCTCGGACCCGGACGCCGAGGGGGAAAAGATCGCCTACGATCTCCTCCTGAGTCTGCGCCCCTTTCAGAAAAGAATCCAGCGCCTAGAATTTCACGAGGTCACCTTCCGGGCCCTTCGGGAGGCCTTAGCCCAACCCCGGGATTTTGATCTGGCGCGGGTGCGGGCCCAGCTGGCCCGAAGAGTGGCGGACCGCTGGGTGGGCTTTGCCCTCTCCCGCTTTCTCTGGTCGGTCTTTAATCGCCGGGGGCTTTCCGCGGGGCGGGTGCAGACCCCGGTGCTGGGCTGGGTTATCGAAAGGGCCCGGGAGGCGGCCCGCAAGCGCTACCGCTTAAGTTTCCGCCTCGGGGGAAGAACCTTCGGGGTGGAAGTGGAAAATCGACGCCGAGCCAAAAATCTTCTTAAGGCCCTAGAGGAAGGGCGCCTTTCTTTCCAGATCGTCCGTGAAGAGGAGGAAGAATGGCCGGCTCCGCCCCCCTTCACCACCGATGCCGTGCTGGAGGAGGCCCATCATCGCCTGGGGCTTTCCAGTCGGCACACCATGCAACTCCTCCAGCAACTCTTTGAAAACGGGCTCATTACCTATCACCGCACGGATTCCACCCGGGTCTCGGAGGTAGGGCGCTTTCAGGTGGCCCGCCCTTATATCGAAGCCACCCTAGGGGAGGAATTCTTTCAACCCCGGGGCTGGGGTGAAGGCGGGGCCCACGAGGCCATAAGACCCACCCGCCCCTGGGACCTCCGGGAGGTCCGCTCCCGCCTGGCCCTGGGGCTCCTCCATCTCGAAGAAGAAAGGGAGATCTTGCGCCTTTACGATCTCATTTTTCGGCGTTTCATGGCCAGCCAGTGTCGCAATCCCCGCCTGAAAGTAGCGGTCCTCCGTTTCCGCCTCGAGGACCTGGAGTGGGAAGACCGGGCTCCGGTGGCCCTCCTGGTCTCCGGACACGAAAATTTCTGGGAAAGACCGGTGCTTTTTAGGCCTGAAGAGGCCCGGCCAGAAGCCCCGCGCCTTCTTTCCGTTCCGGAAAAACCTCTCTTTACCGAAGGCACCCTGATCCAGGAAATGAAACGCCGGGGTCTGGGAAGGCCCTCCACCTATGCCGAGATCGTCTCTACGCTCCTTTCCCGGGGCTACGTAAAGGCCGTGGCCGGAGGACGGCTCATCCCCACTCACCTGGGCCGAGAGGTCTATAGCGTGCTTTCCCAGAATTTTCCCCATTATGTCTCCGAGGAATTCACCCGGGAACTCGAGGCCCTCATGGATCGCATCGAGGAGGGACAGGATGACTGGGAAAGGGTCTGTCGGGAACTGGAAGACCTGGCCCGCCGGTTTGCCTAA
- a CDS encoding DUF3786 domain-containing protein, with amino-acid sequence MPGPLEIVKHLPRTNCGECGQPSCLAFAVALSAGKVRPEACPYFPGDLARGLSGKVRPEVADQTLAILREVKAAVQKIDLKARAEAFGGRFEGGRLLLAYLDGEVALDAEKAERLDGESLDPRDQILLYNYVRFGRGTPLSGKFVGLEAFPHSVSKVATLRRYAEEPLARALETQEERLREALSRFRIRKLEERADLAVEVWVLPRVPLRIHFWRGEAEEGLPGEVKILYDQQAPEYLDLESLVFCAERLVERWLEMAGLSDAF; translated from the coding sequence ATGCCCGGACCGCTAGAGATCGTAAAGCATCTTCCGCGCACCAATTGCGGGGAATGCGGACAGCCCTCCTGCCTGGCCTTTGCTGTGGCCCTTTCCGCCGGAAAGGTGCGCCCGGAGGCCTGTCCTTATTTTCCCGGGGATTTGGCCCGGGGTCTTTCCGGAAAGGTCCGGCCAGAGGTGGCGGATCAGACCCTGGCCATCCTGCGCGAGGTAAAGGCCGCCGTGCAGAAGATAGATCTTAAGGCCCGGGCCGAGGCCTTTGGAGGGCGCTTTGAGGGAGGACGCCTCCTTTTGGCCTACCTCGACGGAGAGGTAGCCCTGGACGCCGAGAAGGCCGAGCGCCTGGACGGCGAGTCCCTCGATCCCCGGGATCAAATCCTCCTCTACAATTACGTACGCTTTGGGCGGGGCACTCCCCTTTCCGGGAAATTCGTGGGCCTGGAGGCCTTTCCTCATTCGGTCTCCAAGGTGGCCACCCTGCGCCGCTATGCCGAAGAACCCCTGGCCCGGGCCCTGGAAACGCAGGAAGAAAGACTGCGCGAGGCCCTTTCCCGCTTCCGGATCCGGAAACTTGAAGAAAGGGCGGATCTGGCCGTAGAGGTGTGGGTGCTTCCCCGGGTGCCCCTGCGGATCCATTTCTGGCGCGGAGAGGCCGAAGAGGGCCTTCCCGGGGAGGTCAAAATCCTTTACGATCAGCAGGCCCCGGAATACCTGGACCTGGAATCCCTGGTCTTCTGTGCCGAAAGGCTTGTAGAACGCTGGCTGGAGATGGCGGGGCTTTCGGATGCTTTTTAA
- a CDS encoding CarD family transcriptional regulator, whose product MFNIGDVAVYPAHGVGVIEAVENKVIGGEERTFYVMRILENNMTVLVPKDSAERVGLRQVISREEAQEVYRILSEKEVSINHQTWNRRYREYMEKIKSGSIFEVARVYRDLHLVRQSKPLSYGERKLFDTARSLLVRELSLAEGLKEEEVEEKIRKALS is encoded by the coding sequence ATGTTTAACATTGGAGATGTAGCGGTTTATCCCGCCCACGGCGTGGGAGTCATTGAGGCCGTGGAAAACAAGGTCATCGGAGGGGAGGAGAGGACCTTTTACGTGATGCGGATCCTCGAAAACAACATGACGGTCCTCGTCCCCAAAGACAGTGCGGAGCGGGTGGGCTTAAGACAGGTCATCTCCCGAGAGGAGGCCCAGGAGGTTTACCGGATCCTTTCCGAAAAAGAGGTTTCCATTAACCATCAGACCTGGAATCGGCGTTACCGGGAATATATGGAAAAGATCAAGAGTGGTTCCATCTTTGAGGTGGCCCGGGTTTATCGGGATCTCCACCTGGTGCGCCAGAGCAAGCCCCTTTCTTACGGAGAACGCAAACTTTTTGATACGGCCCGCAGCCTCTTGGTGCGGGAGCTTTCCCTGGCCGAAGGTCTTAAAGAAGAAGAGGTAGAGGAAAAGATCCGGAAGGCCCTTAGCTGA
- a CDS encoding PIN/TRAM domain-containing protein gives MRKYLIPALLILSAAVVGFFVLRYFPFEGGRVYSPWLGFLGGGLAGFLILLLERAIRRLPFLQILGGAIGLLLGLALARLLSSFFQVFTRGPWTAFLYTMLALGLGYLGLVVGGRRFRELRLPEGLTHPFSYVSKKFPRRECPKVVDTSAIIDGRLADICETGWVEGPLIIPNFVLQELQQVADSREHARRERGRRGLDHLRRIQESGKVEVRFIDQDYPRLRDIDAKLVRLCRELSAKLITTDYNLNKVARLKGVEVLNVNELALALRPVVTPGEELRVEIIKEGKERHQGVGYLSDGTMVVVEGGREFIGQEVEVVVTSLLQTPSGRIVFAQPKARARVA, from the coding sequence TTGCGGAAGTATCTGATACCGGCCCTTTTGATCCTTTCGGCCGCCGTTGTGGGCTTTTTTGTCCTGCGGTACTTCCCCTTTGAGGGAGGTCGGGTCTATTCGCCCTGGCTGGGTTTTCTGGGAGGAGGCCTGGCGGGGTTCCTTATCCTGCTTTTGGAAAGGGCCATCCGGAGGCTCCCTTTTCTCCAGATCCTAGGCGGGGCCATCGGGTTACTTCTCGGCTTGGCCCTGGCCCGACTCCTCTCCTCTTTTTTCCAGGTCTTTACCCGGGGACCCTGGACGGCCTTTCTCTATACCATGCTGGCCCTGGGGTTGGGCTATCTGGGACTGGTGGTCGGGGGAAGACGCTTTCGGGAGTTGCGCCTTCCAGAGGGGCTAACCCATCCTTTCTCCTATGTCTCCAAAAAATTTCCTCGGCGGGAGTGTCCCAAAGTGGTGGACACCAGCGCCATCATTGACGGGCGCCTGGCCGATATCTGTGAGACCGGTTGGGTGGAGGGCCCGCTAATTATCCCCAATTTCGTGTTGCAGGAACTCCAGCAGGTGGCCGACAGTCGAGAGCACGCCCGGCGGGAAAGGGGGCGCCGGGGGCTGGACCACTTGCGTCGCATTCAGGAGTCCGGCAAGGTGGAGGTGCGGTTTATCGATCAGGACTATCCGCGGCTCAGAGACATCGATGCCAAGCTGGTGAGGCTCTGCCGGGAGCTTTCGGCCAAGCTCATCACTACGGACTACAATCTCAATAAAGTGGCCCGGCTCAAGGGAGTGGAAGTCTTAAATGTCAACGAATTAGCCCTGGCCCTGCGCCCGGTGGTCACTCCCGGAGAGGAATTACGGGTGGAGATCATCAAGGAGGGTAAGGAGCGGCATCAAGGGGTGGGCTATCTTTCGGATGGGACCATGGTGGTGGTGGAAGGCGGTCGAGAGTTCATCGGCCAGGAGGTGGAGGTAGTGGTGACCAGTCTGTTGCAGACCCCTTCCGGACGCATCGTCTTTGCGCAGCCCAAGGCCCGGGCCCGGGTGGCCTGA
- the mutL gene encoding DNA mismatch repair endonuclease MutL, whose translation MPRIRILPQEVSARIAAGEVVERPASVVKELVENALDAGARQVRVELEEGGRRRIQVVDDGEGMSPEDLRLSWRPHATSKISTLEDLSRITTYGFRGEALHSMAQVSRLTLVSRPPSQEEGWLLRVAFGEEEDFRPCGAPTGTTVVVEDLFARLPARRAFLKGPRAETSRVVEMVRLAALARPQTSFRVRQAGRDLFFFPGGSRRGLLSRILSVPEEALRAETFEEKELRAEFLLVSPERAPSTSRHLYFLVNDRVVRDRGLAAALLEGLRGVYPPGRAPAGLLALYLPPHLVDVNVHPAKWEVRFRNEHELYGRLRRWAERLFKPQVFKFYSPSEEEDLPLSAGPPSGPPAERPRVAEGRLFFSEVPSPGPRYLGTLGEKYLLFEVEEGLLLLDFHAAHERILYEDLLSGSEAPEPLLFPAVFELSAEAQERLAALEEDLSALGFSLREAGPREVLVEKVPAGLGLSAVEALREVLEEGLAPERLREELAARLACHLALRAGERLSPEEALRLLLTVKGRGLERCPHGRPLWIILSRDELDRRFGRK comes from the coding sequence GTGCCCCGCATTCGTATCCTTCCCCAGGAAGTCAGTGCCCGCATTGCTGCGGGAGAGGTGGTGGAGCGCCCGGCCTCGGTGGTCAAGGAGTTGGTAGAAAACGCCCTGGATGCCGGGGCCCGGCAGGTGAGGGTGGAACTCGAGGAAGGGGGCCGCCGCAGGATCCAGGTGGTGGACGACGGAGAAGGAATGAGCCCCGAGGACCTGCGGCTTTCCTGGCGACCCCACGCCACCAGTAAAATTTCCACCCTGGAAGATCTTTCCCGGATCACTACTTACGGCTTTCGAGGGGAGGCCCTCCACAGCATGGCCCAGGTCTCAAGACTCACCCTCGTCTCCCGTCCTCCTTCTCAAGAGGAAGGCTGGCTTCTCCGGGTGGCCTTTGGAGAGGAAGAGGATTTTCGGCCCTGTGGGGCTCCCACCGGGACCACGGTGGTGGTGGAAGATCTCTTTGCCCGTCTTCCGGCCCGCCGAGCCTTTCTCAAGGGTCCTCGGGCAGAGACCTCTCGGGTGGTGGAGATGGTGCGGCTTGCGGCTCTGGCCCGTCCGCAGACCTCCTTCCGCGTGCGACAGGCCGGCCGGGACCTCTTTTTCTTTCCCGGGGGCTCCCGGCGAGGACTTCTTTCCCGGATCCTTTCCGTGCCGGAGGAGGCTTTGCGGGCGGAGACTTTCGAGGAGAAAGAGTTGCGGGCGGAGTTTCTCCTGGTTTCCCCCGAAAGGGCCCCCTCCACCTCCAGGCACCTTTACTTTTTGGTAAATGATCGCGTGGTGCGGGACCGGGGCCTGGCGGCGGCCCTTTTGGAGGGCCTGCGCGGGGTCTATCCCCCGGGAAGAGCCCCGGCCGGACTCCTGGCCCTCTACCTCCCGCCCCACCTGGTGGACGTGAACGTGCATCCCGCCAAATGGGAGGTCCGCTTTCGCAATGAACATGAACTTTACGGACGCCTCCGGCGCTGGGCCGAAAGGCTCTTTAAGCCTCAGGTCTTTAAGTTCTATTCTCCCTCAGAGGAGGAAGATCTTCCCCTTTCCGCAGGTCCTCCCTCCGGGCCGCCTGCGGAAAGACCTCGGGTGGCCGAAGGAAGGCTCTTTTTCTCGGAGGTCCCCTCCCCCGGCCCCCGGTATCTGGGGACCCTGGGGGAAAAATATCTCCTTTTTGAGGTGGAAGAGGGGCTCCTCCTCCTTGATTTCCATGCGGCCCACGAAAGGATCCTTTATGAAGATCTTCTCTCCGGCTCCGAGGCCCCGGAACCCCTTCTTTTTCCCGCGGTCTTTGAGCTTTCGGCCGAGGCCCAGGAGAGACTTGCGGCCCTTGAGGAAGACCTTTCGGCCTTGGGTTTTTCCCTGCGGGAGGCCGGGCCCCGGGAGGTGCTGGTGGAGAAGGTGCCCGCGGGCCTGGGGCTTTCCGCGGTGGAGGCCCTGCGGGAGGTGCTGGAGGAGGGGCTGGCTCCGGAAAGACTGCGGGAGGAGTTGGCCGCCCGCCTGGCCTGTCATCTGGCCCTCCGGGCTGGAGAGAGGCTTTCTCCGGAGGAGGCCCTCCGCCTTCTCCTCACGGTAAAGGGGCGAGGCCTGGAGCGCTGTCCCCACGGGCGCCCTCTATGGATTATCCTTAGTCGGGATGAACTCGACCGCCGTTTCGGCCGAAAGTGA
- the miaA gene encoding tRNA (adenosine(37)-N6)-dimethylallyltransferase MiaA, producing MNSTAVSAESEKPRVVAVVGPTGVGKSALAIELAERFGGEVVNFDSVQVYRGLDIGTAKPGPEERSRVPHHLFDFLEPWEEFNAAAYAEKAQRVVREIVARGRLPVLAGGTGLYLKALLHGLFPVEVPREIREALRQRLEKAGLSALYAELSRVDPEAARRIHPHDRVRVLRALEVFYATGRPFSALAREHAFRESRFQALKIGLYLPREELYRRLEARVEEMLSRGLLEEVRGLLSRGLSPELKPLQSIGYRHMIAYLTGKLPWEEAVRLMKRDTRRYAKRQLTWFRADPEVHWFQPQEKEKIFRLVEKFLSS from the coding sequence ATGAACTCGACCGCCGTTTCGGCCGAAAGTGAGAAGCCCCGGGTGGTGGCCGTAGTAGGGCCCACCGGAGTGGGCAAAAGCGCTCTGGCCATAGAGCTGGCCGAGCGCTTCGGCGGAGAGGTGGTCAATTTTGATTCGGTGCAGGTCTACCGGGGACTGGACATTGGGACCGCCAAGCCCGGGCCGGAGGAACGTTCCCGGGTCCCCCACCACCTCTTTGATTTTCTCGAACCCTGGGAGGAATTCAACGCCGCGGCCTACGCCGAAAAGGCCCAAAGGGTTGTCCGGGAGATCGTGGCCCGGGGAAGACTCCCGGTGCTCGCCGGAGGCACGGGCCTTTACCTCAAGGCCCTCCTTCACGGGCTTTTCCCGGTGGAGGTCCCCCGCGAGATCCGGGAGGCCCTGCGCCAAAGACTGGAAAAAGCGGGCCTTTCCGCCCTTTACGCCGAGCTTTCGCGGGTGGATCCCGAGGCTGCCCGGCGCATTCATCCCCACGATCGGGTGCGGGTGCTCCGGGCCCTGGAGGTCTTTTACGCCACTGGGAGGCCCTTTTCCGCGCTGGCTCGGGAACATGCCTTCCGGGAGAGCCGTTTCCAGGCCTTAAAAATCGGCCTTTACCTTCCCCGGGAGGAACTCTACCGGCGCCTGGAGGCCCGGGTGGAGGAGATGCTCTCCCGGGGGCTGCTTGAGGAGGTGCGCGGCCTTCTTTCCCGAGGCCTCTCTCCGGAGCTAAAACCCCTTCAGTCCATAGGCTACCGGCACATGATCGCCTATCTTACCGGAAAACTCCCCTGGGAGGAGGCCGTGCGCCTCATGAAAAGGGACACCCGGCGTTACGCCAAGCGGCAGCTTACCTGGTTCCGGGCCGACCCCGAGGTCCACTGGTTTCAACCCCAGGAAAAAGAAAAAATTTTTCGTCTGGTGGAAAAATTTCTTTCCTCTTGA
- a CDS encoding YcaO-like family protein has product MGQYLSRLWEEPSPKKIADKCRDPEETIAWVEERLSASGLKVFRELKRIDKGRLGIPVYISLYDVEGQLVTGNYKQMGKGATDILSRASALMELVERFSLFSYVKKMQAEPLRPLSQVPEALSPAELLESLDDPEGDMRGRAYVERLLPEVPFQFTPALAVAEGRRRALPFFWFWILYEYNGSAAGNTYSEAAVQATCELIERHVSALSHRLRTPMPEIRRESIAGEGDRLCRCFERLGIRLWIRDMTYGMPAPTVAAMALDPSTYPHRSEIVYASGTGTTPERALIRTLTEIAQLAGDFDTEGKYLESALPKFGDLTEASYVVEKAGEMDLSELPDISAPDHREELARLASELRERGYHLYLVDIAHPRLELPAVYAVIPGALFRERTRISPLYHLARVVALYLPRERALPLLRRMVEEAPPRYYTWAYLGGLLSEEGEGEGAVSALRRALELSPEPADRPAVYAHLAEALLRAGKPSEALRAAEEGLSWEEFPELWNLVGRARFRLGEYEEALTAFFRAVELNPASVVDLANIGWCLKEMGLPEEARGFFENALALDPTLQMAREGLRWCEEAVRKEESHV; this is encoded by the coding sequence ATGGGGCAGTATCTATCCCGGCTCTGGGAAGAGCCTTCGCCCAAAAAAATCGCCGACAAGTGCCGGGATCCGGAGGAGACTATCGCCTGGGTGGAGGAGCGCCTTTCCGCCTCGGGTCTTAAGGTCTTCCGGGAGCTTAAGCGCATAGACAAGGGGCGTCTGGGAATTCCGGTTTATATCAGTCTTTACGACGTGGAAGGCCAGCTGGTCACCGGGAACTACAAACAGATGGGAAAGGGGGCCACGGATATCCTTTCCCGGGCCAGTGCCCTGATGGAACTGGTGGAGCGTTTTTCCCTCTTTTCTTACGTAAAAAAGATGCAGGCCGAGCCCCTGCGGCCGCTCTCTCAGGTGCCTGAGGCCCTGAGTCCGGCCGAGCTCCTCGAGTCCCTTGACGATCCTGAAGGGGATATGCGGGGCCGGGCCTATGTGGAGCGGCTTCTTCCGGAGGTCCCCTTTCAGTTTACGCCGGCTCTTGCGGTAGCCGAGGGGCGACGCCGGGCCCTTCCCTTCTTTTGGTTCTGGATCCTCTACGAGTATAACGGCTCGGCCGCGGGAAACACCTATTCCGAGGCCGCGGTCCAGGCCACCTGTGAACTCATCGAACGCCACGTTTCCGCCCTTTCCCACCGCCTGAGAACTCCCATGCCCGAGATCCGCAGGGAGTCCATTGCCGGGGAGGGAGACCGGCTCTGCCGCTGTTTCGAGCGCTTGGGCATCCGTCTCTGGATCCGGGACATGACCTACGGGATGCCTGCTCCCACGGTGGCGGCCATGGCCCTGGATCCTTCCACCTATCCCCACCGCAGCGAGATCGTCTATGCCTCCGGTACCGGAACCACTCCGGAGCGGGCTTTAATTCGCACCCTCACGGAGATCGCCCAGCTCGCCGGAGATTTTGATACCGAGGGCAAGTACCTGGAAAGTGCCCTTCCCAAGTTTGGAGATCTCACCGAGGCCTCCTATGTGGTGGAGAAGGCCGGGGAGATGGATCTCTCCGAGCTTCCGGATATTTCCGCCCCGGACCACCGGGAAGAGCTGGCTCGCCTGGCCTCCGAACTTCGTGAGCGGGGCTATCATCTCTACCTGGTGGATATCGCCCACCCCCGGCTGGAACTTCCCGCGGTCTACGCGGTGATCCCCGGGGCCCTTTTCCGGGAAAGGACCCGGATCTCCCCTCTCTATCACCTGGCCCGGGTGGTGGCCCTTTATCTCCCGCGGGAGAGGGCCCTTCCCCTTCTGCGACGCATGGTGGAGGAAGCCCCGCCCCGCTATTACACCTGGGCCTATCTGGGAGGCCTCCTTTCCGAGGAGGGAGAAGGGGAGGGGGCGGTCTCCGCGCTCCGACGGGCCCTGGAGCTCTCCCCGGAGCCGGCGGACCGTCCGGCGGTTTATGCCCACCTGGCCGAGGCCCTTCTCCGGGCCGGGAAACCTTCCGAGGCCCTCCGGGCTGCCGAAGAGGGGCTTTCCTGGGAGGAGTTTCCCGAACTCTGGAACCTGGTGGGCCGGGCCCGGTTCCGTCTAGGAGAATACGAGGAGGCCCTTACCGCCTTTTTCCGGGCCGTGGAACTCAACCCGGCCTCGGTGGTGGACCTAGCCAATATCGGCTGGTGTCTCAAGGAGATGGGCCTTCCGGAGGAGGCCCGGGGCTTTTTCGAAAACGCCCTGGCTCTCGATCCCACTTTGCAGATGGCCCGAGAGGGTTTAAGGTGGTGCGAAGAGGCTGTCCGCAAGGAGGAGAGCCATGTTTAA
- a CDS encoding NIL domain-containing protein, protein MFKRGLVLRFPAEVVDQPIVWRLVKDFDLSFNILKATILPGKEGIMVMELSGHPKNVSRGLQYLRDLGVEVKPIGQEIRRREDLCIHCGSCTAVCPTGALSVNRETMEVIFDPDRCSACELCVTACVVRAMEVRLEREAL, encoded by the coding sequence ATGTTTAAGAGGGGTCTGGTGCTCCGTTTCCCGGCCGAAGTGGTGGATCAGCCCATTGTCTGGCGGCTGGTCAAGGACTTCGACCTCTCCTTCAATATCCTCAAGGCCACCATCCTGCCCGGAAAAGAGGGCATTATGGTCATGGAACTTTCCGGGCATCCCAAAAACGTCTCCCGGGGCCTCCAGTATCTGCGGGATCTGGGGGTGGAGGTCAAGCCCATCGGGCAGGAAATTCGCCGCCGGGAGGACCTCTGCATCCATTGCGGCTCCTGTACGGCCGTCTGTCCCACCGGGGCCCTTTCGGTCAACCGTGAGACCATGGAGGTAATCTTTGACCCCGATCGCTGTAGCGCCTGTGAACTCTGTGTGACCGCCTGTGTGGTCCGGGCCATGGAGGTGCGCCTTGAGCGCGAAGCCCTATGA